In the genome of Caulobacter flavus, the window GGCTGGTCGCCGCATTCTCGTTTCCGGAGCAGGGCTGATGGCGCAGATGATCCTCACCGGGGCCAGTTCGGGCCTGGGTTCGCTGGGCGCGGTCGGCGCGACCCTGGGGGCGATGGTCGATGTGGGCCTGGCCGCGGCCCTGGCGCCGGCCAGGGTCTCGGGGCCGCGCATCGCCGAACTGAAGCTGACCGGGGCGGCCGAGGGCGCGCCCATGCCCTGCGCGTTCGGCCGGGCGCGGGTGGCCGGCCAGGTGATCTGGGCGGCGCGCTTTCGCGAGCATCGCCGGCAGAGCGGCGGCAAGGGCGGGCGCGTGCGCTCGTACGGCTACAGCCTGTCGTTCGCCCTGGCGGTGGGCGAGGGTCCGATCGACGGGATCGGCCGGGTGTGGGCCGACGGCAAGGTGATGGACATGGACGGCGTGGCCATGCGCGTCCATCGCGGAACGCAGGACCAGGCGCCCGACCCGCTGATCGCGGCTGTAGAGGGCGAGGGAGGGGGCGAGGCGCCGGCCTATCGCGGCACGGCCTACGTGGTGTTCGAGGACCTGGCGCTGGACGCCTTCGGCGGGCGGCCGCCGCAGCTGTCGTTCGAGGTGCTGCGCCGGCCGGGCGGCGAGGGGACGGGGCTGGAGGACCGGCTGCGGAGCGTGTGCCTGATCCCCGGGGCGGGCGAGTTCGTGCTGGCCACCGACGTGGTGCTGCGCCGCGAGGGGCTGACCCGCACCAGCGCCGAGAACCAGAACAACGCCGAGGGGCGGGCCGACCTGCTGGTCTCGCTGGACCAGCTGCTGGCGCAGCTGCCGAACGTGAGGCACGTGAACCTGGTGGTCAGCTGGTTCGGGACCGACCTGCGCTGCGGGACGTGCCAGATCCGGCCGGGCGTCGAAGCGGCCGACAAGCCGACCGAGCCGATGGCCTGGAACGTGGCGGGGCTGTCGCGCGGGCAGGCGCGGCCGATCTCGAGCAGCGGCGGCGCCGTCGCCTACGGCGGCACGCCGGCCGACGCGGCGGTGATCCAGGCGATCGCCGAACTGAAGCGGCGGGGGCTGTCGGTGACCCTCTATCCGTTCGTGCTGATGGACGTGCCGGCGGGTAACGGCCTGGCCGATCCGCATGGCGGGAGCGAGCAGGCGGCCTATCCCTGGCGCGGGCGGATCAGCTGCCATCCGGCGCCGGGACGGGCCGGATCGCCGCACAGGACCGCGGCGGCGGCCGGGCAGGTGGCGGCGTTCTTCGACGGCGAATGGGGCCTTGGCCGGTTCGTGCGGCACTATGCCCAGCTGGCGGCGCGGGCCGGCGGGGTGGACGGCTTCCTGATCGGCTCGGAGCTGGTCGGCGTCACCCGGGTGCGGGACGCGGCGGGGTTTCCGGCGGTGGACGCCCTGAAGGCGCTGGCCGGGCAGGTGCGGGCGCTGGTCGGGCCGGATACGAAGATCGGCTACGCCGCCGACTGGAGCGAGTATTTCGGATCCCAGCCGGCCGACGGCTCGGGCGACGTGCACTTCCATCTCGACCCGCTGTGGGCCGATCCGGACATCGACTTCGTGGGGATCGACTATTACCCGCCGATCACCGACTGGCGGGACGGCGAGGACCACGAGGACGCCCTGGCCGGCTGGGGCGGACCGCACGATCCCGACTACCTGCGCCACGGCCTGACGGGCGGCGAGGGCTTCGAGTGGTTCTACGCCTCGGCGCAGGACCGGGCGGCGCAGGCGCGCACGCCGATCACCGACGGGGCGCATGGCGAGCCCTGGGTGTTCCGGCCCAAGGACCTGCTGGGCTGGTGGAGCAACCCGCACCACGACCGGCCCGGCGGCGTGCGACAGGCCAGCCCGACGGCCTGGGTTCCGAGGTCCAAGCCGATCCGGTTGATCGAGTTCGGCTGCGGGGCGGTGGACAAGGGCGCCAACGCCCCGAACCTGTTCGTCGACGACAAGAGCGCCGAGAGCGCCCTGCCGCCGTTCTCGGACGGAAGCGCCGACGAGCTGGGCCAGCGGCGGGCGCTGGAGGCGGTGCTGGGCTGGGTGGCCGATCCGGCCGCCAATCCTGTGTCGCCGGTCTATGGCGGACCGATGATCGAGCAGGCCAGCGCCTGGTGCTGGGACGCGCGGCCGTTCCCCGACTTTCCGGCCCGCGCGACCGTGTGGGCCGACGCGCCCAACTGGCGGCTGGGCCACTGGCTGAACGGCCGGGCCGGCGCGGCGGGCTTGGCCGAACTGGTCGTGGCCGTGGCGGCGCGGGCCGGCGTCGAGATCGATCCGGGCGAGGCCAGGGGCGCGCTGGGCGGGATCGTGGCCGGCTATGTCATCGAGCGGCCGATGCGGCTGCGCGACGCGCTGGCGCCGCTGACCGAGGCCTTCGGGCTGGACGCGGTGGAGCGGGGCGGCCGGGTGCGGCTGGTCTCGCGCTCGGGTCCGGCGCTGGGCGTGCTGGCCGGGGAAGACCTGGCCTGGCCCGAGGACCGTCCGGCCCCGACCAGCGCGGCGCGGCGGCTGGAGGACGCGGCGGGCGCGGTGCGGCTGCGGTTCGTGGACCTGGCGCGCGACTACCAGGCCGGCGGCCTGGTCGTGCGGGAGGGGCCCGGGGCGCTGACCCTGGACGTCGAGGCGCCGCTGGTGCTGACGGCGGCCCAGGCCGGGGCGATCGCCCGGCGGCGGCTGGACGCCGAAAGCGCCGCGCGGCGCGAGCGGATCGTCCACCTGTCGCCGCTGGCGGCGCTGCGCTGGCAGGCGGGCGATCGCCTGACGCTGGACGGCGAGACCTGGCGGGCGGCGCGGGTCGACCTGGACGAGCGGCCGCGCATGAAGCTGTTGCCCGTGCTGCCGATGACGGGCGAGACCGGGGCGATCGACTGGAGCCCGGCGCCGGCGCGTCCGCCGGTGGGGCCGCCGGCCCTGCTGGTGCTGGACCTGCCGCCTCTGCCGGGCGCGGAGGAGGACGTCCGGCCGCTGGTCGCGGTCGCGGCCCAGCCCTGGCGGGCCTTCGACGTGCATGCGGGGGCGGGCGCCGAGGCGCTGCGCGTGCGGGCGACCGCCACGGCCAGCGCGACGGTGGGGACGACGCTGTCTGACCTGCCGGCCGGGCCCCGGCACAGGATCGACCGGGGCACGCGGCTGGTGGCGCGGCTGGAGGGCGAGGCGCCGCGCAGCCGGGCCCGCGCCGCGGTGCTGGCCGGCGAGAACCTGCTGGCGGTGCGCGGGCCGGACGGCGACTGGGAGCTGCTGCAGTTCCTGCACGCCCAGCTGATCGGGCCGGAGACCTGGGCGCTGAGCGGACTGCTGCGCGCGCAGGGCGGTTCGGACATGGCGGCGCTGGTCCCGGCCGGAGCGACGGCGGTGCTGGTCGACGAAGCGCTGGTCCGGGCCGAGGTCGCCCTGGGCGAGCGGGGCCTGCCCCAGGTCTGGCGCGCCGCGCCGGCCGGCGGTCCGGCGGCGGGGCCGGCGATGACGCAGGTCGAGGCGACCTGGCGGGGCATGGCGCTGCGGCCGTGGTCGCCAGCCCACCCGCGGGCGCGGATCGTGGGCGGCGAGACCCGGCTGTCGTGGATCGCGCGCGCCCGGATCGGCGGCGACGGCTGGGAGGCCGAGGTCGCGCCGGGCGAGGCCGGCGAGGCCTGGCGGGTGGAGATCCTGGACGGCGAAGAGGTGGTGCGGACGGCGCAGGTCGCGACGCCGAACTTCGTGTGGACGGCGGCGATGCGGGCGGCCGACCTGCCGGCCGGGGCGTCCGGACCGCTGTCGGCGCGGGTGGCCCAGGGCTCTGCGGCCTTCGGCTGGGGCGCGCCTGCGACCATCTCGCTGTGATATTAATGCAACATTTGGCTTGCGCCCGGCGCGGAACCGCCTAATTGAGGGGCTTCGGCATTTCCGTACTTCCTTGAGGGCCTTCCTTGGCGCGCGACCCCTATCTGGAGCTTGGCGTTTCCCGCGGCGCGAGCGCGGACGAGATCCGCAAGGCCTTCCGCAAGCTGGCCAAGCAGTATCACCCCGACACCAATCCGGGGGACAAGAAGGCCGAGGACAAGTTCAAGCAGGTCAGCGCCGCCTTCGACATCCTCGGTGACGCCGAGAAGAAGAAGAAGTTCGACGCCGGCGAGATCGACGCCGACGGCCGCGAGACCATGCGCGGCTTCGGCGGCGGCCAGGGTCCGTTCGGCGGTGGTTTCAACCGGGGCGGCGGCTTCGGGCGCGGCGGCGGGGGTGAGGGCCCCGAGATCGACCTCAACGACCTGTTCGGCGACATCCTGGGCCGCAATCGTGGCGCGGGCACCGGCGGCGGGTTCGGCGGCGGCGGCTTCTCGGCCAAGGGCGCGGACGTGCGCGCGCGGCTCGACATCGACCTGGAAGAGTCGATCAAGGGCGGCAAGAAGCGCGTGGCCTTCTCGGACGGCCGCACCATCGACGTGACCATCCCGGCCGGCGCCCAGGAAGGCCAGACCCTGCGCCTGAAGGGCCAGGGCAGCCCGGGCCGCGGCGGCCCCGGCGATGCTTTGATCGAGCTGGCGGTCAAGCCGCACCCGATCTACCGCAAGGAAGGCGAGCACTTGGTCATGGACCTGCCGGTCAGCGTTCCCGACGCGGTGCTGGGCGGCAAGGTCGAGGCCCCGACCCCCGACGGTCCGGTCAACGTGACCGTGCCCAAGGGCGCCAACAGCGGCGCCAAGCTGCGCCTGAAGGGGCGCGGCCTGGCCGACGCCAAGGGCCATCGCGGCGACCTCTACGCCCGCCTGGTCGTCACCCTCCCCGAGACCATCGACGAGGACCTGGAGAAGTTCGCCCAGGCCTGGCGCGAGCAGAAGCCCTACACGCCCAAGCGGCGGTAGTGCCTTTCGGGCCCGTCACTGCGCGAGGCGCTCTGCGTCGATCGTCAGCCGGCGCCACCTGCCCGGCGCACCGCCGGTGAGGTTGGTGAAGGCGCGGGTGAAATGCGCCTGGTCGGCGAAGCCGCAGGCCAGGGCGATCTGACCAAGGCTCTGCCCGGTGGTCATCATCAGCCAGCGCGCCCGCTCCAAGCGCCGGCGGGTGACGTGCTTGCTGAACGGCGCGCCGAAGCTGACCCGAAAGCAGCGAGAGAAATGGCTGGGGCTGAGCCGCACCTGTTCGGCCGCCTCGGCCAGGGTGAGGCGGCGGTCCAGCCCCTCGTCGACATAGCGGCCGATGCGCTTGACCTGCCAGGGCGCAAGGCCGCCTGGCGGATTGTGATCTTCCGGCGTGAGCAGGCGGCGCGCGGCGGTGAGGCAGCGGCGAACCGCCCGGGGATCGTCTTCGAGCCGCTCCAGGCTCTCGCGCACGAGAAGATCGATCGTCGCCAGGTCCGGCGCCTGGCCGGGCCTTCGACGCGGCCGGCGATCGTCGTCGACGAGCGCGAACGGGAACGCCTGGGGGCGGTTGGCGGATAGCTCTCGAGACGACTGTTCCGCGATCATGGCCGTACCTGCTCCTCGTCAAGGCGAGGCTGACCGCCTCCCGTTGGCGAAGGGGTAGGGAGCGGACGGACGGCTGACCAACGGCATTTCTGCCCGACCAATTGGGCAGAAACGCCGTTTGAACGGCGCGCCCAATTCCTGCGATCAGGTCGCCGACGCCGGGCCGAACCGGAGCGGCGAGACATGCAGGAGGCGGGACATGACGAACCCGAGCGCAACCATCGACAAGCAAGCCGCCTATCTGGGCGTTCCGTGGGAGGACGCTTACGGCTACGCCCAGGCGATCAAGGTGGGGAACACGATCCGGGTGTCGGGCCAGCTGAGCCATGACGACCAGGGCAAGCTGATCGCGCCGGCCGCGCTGGACGCGCACGGCCGGCCCGCCGATTTCTCGACCATGGAGGCGCAGATGCGCGCCACCTACGCCAATGCGGCCAAGGTGCTGGCGCAGTACGGGGCCAGCCTCGACAACGTGGTGGAAGAAACCCTCTACGTGCTCGACGTCGACGCGGCGTTCGCCGTCGCGTCCAAGGTTCGCGGCGAAGCCTACGACGTGGCCCGGCCGATGGTGGCCAGCAACCTGATCGGGGTGTCGCGCCTGGCGTTTCCCGAGCAGATCATCGAGATCACCTTCACCGCCCTGCTGCCGGAAACCTGAGCGGGCGCGGGCGGCGGTCCGGCCCCGCGTCTTGGCCGGACCGGCCCTCGACCAGGTCCCGGCTCTGGCCGATGGCCTCGGCGCAATGGGTCATGAACGCGTAGACCCGGCCCGAGCGGCGGATGTCGGGATGGGTCAGCAGCCACAGGTCGTCGTTTAGCGCCGGTTCGATCGGGCCGACGCGCTCGATGTCGGGCGACAGGTCGCCCAGCATGCACGGCAGGTAGCCCACGCCCAGGCCCGCGGCGATGGCCGCCGCGGCGCCGGCGACGGAGTCCGTGAGGTAGCCGATGGCGTCGGGCGACACGCGGCCCGCGACCAGTTCGGCGGCCTTGAGACCAGACAGCCTGCCGCCGTAGGACACCCACTGCCGATCGGCCGCCGGATGCGCGGCGGAGGATGGGCGGGGCCCATAAGGCGCCCAGGCGATCACGGCGACCTTGCGCCCGAACAGATTCTCGGGCGGTTTCTCGGTGGCGCGAATGGCGATATCCGCCTCGCCGCGCGCCAGGTTCAAGGCGCCGTTGCCGACATTGACCTCGACCCGGACCGCCGGGTTCCGCGCCTTGAACGAGGCGATCATCGGCGTGAGGAAATAGAGCAGGATCGAGTCGCTGGTGGTGATGCGCAGGTCGCCCGCATGGCCCTGCGCGTGGCCCGAC includes:
- a CDS encoding Rid family hydrolase: MTNPSATIDKQAAYLGVPWEDAYGYAQAIKVGNTIRVSGQLSHDDQGKLIAPAALDAHGRPADFSTMEAQMRATYANAAKVLAQYGASLDNVVEETLYVLDVDAAFAVASKVRGEAYDVARPMVASNLIGVSRLAFPEQIIEITFTALLPET
- a CDS encoding baseplate multidomain protein megatron, encoding MAQMILTGASSGLGSLGAVGATLGAMVDVGLAAALAPARVSGPRIAELKLTGAAEGAPMPCAFGRARVAGQVIWAARFREHRRQSGGKGGRVRSYGYSLSFALAVGEGPIDGIGRVWADGKVMDMDGVAMRVHRGTQDQAPDPLIAAVEGEGGGEAPAYRGTAYVVFEDLALDAFGGRPPQLSFEVLRRPGGEGTGLEDRLRSVCLIPGAGEFVLATDVVLRREGLTRTSAENQNNAEGRADLLVSLDQLLAQLPNVRHVNLVVSWFGTDLRCGTCQIRPGVEAADKPTEPMAWNVAGLSRGQARPISSSGGAVAYGGTPADAAVIQAIAELKRRGLSVTLYPFVLMDVPAGNGLADPHGGSEQAAYPWRGRISCHPAPGRAGSPHRTAAAAGQVAAFFDGEWGLGRFVRHYAQLAARAGGVDGFLIGSELVGVTRVRDAAGFPAVDALKALAGQVRALVGPDTKIGYAADWSEYFGSQPADGSGDVHFHLDPLWADPDIDFVGIDYYPPITDWRDGEDHEDALAGWGGPHDPDYLRHGLTGGEGFEWFYASAQDRAAQARTPITDGAHGEPWVFRPKDLLGWWSNPHHDRPGGVRQASPTAWVPRSKPIRLIEFGCGAVDKGANAPNLFVDDKSAESALPPFSDGSADELGQRRALEAVLGWVADPAANPVSPVYGGPMIEQASAWCWDARPFPDFPARATVWADAPNWRLGHWLNGRAGAAGLAELVVAVAARAGVEIDPGEARGALGGIVAGYVIERPMRLRDALAPLTEAFGLDAVERGGRVRLVSRSGPALGVLAGEDLAWPEDRPAPTSAARRLEDAAGAVRLRFVDLARDYQAGGLVVREGPGALTLDVEAPLVLTAAQAGAIARRRLDAESAARRERIVHLSPLAALRWQAGDRLTLDGETWRAARVDLDERPRMKLLPVLPMTGETGAIDWSPAPARPPVGPPALLVLDLPPLPGAEEDVRPLVAVAAQPWRAFDVHAGAGAEALRVRATATASATVGTTLSDLPAGPRHRIDRGTRLVARLEGEAPRSRARAAVLAGENLLAVRGPDGDWELLQFLHAQLIGPETWALSGLLRAQGGSDMAALVPAGATAVLVDEALVRAEVALGERGLPQVWRAAPAGGPAAGPAMTQVEATWRGMALRPWSPAHPRARIVGGETRLSWIARARIGGDGWEAEVAPGEAGEAWRVEILDGEEVVRTAQVATPNFVWTAAMRAADLPAGASGPLSARVAQGSAAFGWGAPATISL
- a CDS encoding helix-turn-helix transcriptional regulator, encoding MIAEQSSRELSANRPQAFPFALVDDDRRPRRRPGQAPDLATIDLLVRESLERLEDDPRAVRRCLTAARRLLTPEDHNPPGGLAPWQVKRIGRYVDEGLDRRLTLAEAAEQVRLSPSHFSRCFRVSFGAPFSKHVTRRRLERARWLMMTTGQSLGQIALACGFADQAHFTRAFTNLTGGAPGRWRRLTIDAERLAQ
- a CDS encoding LysR family transcriptional regulator, whose protein sequence is MSDPTSKLSWDDLRIVQAVARTGALAAAAQMLGINGSTIARRLAKVEEVLGVALFDRRRTGYVATAQGQEVVALAERVELDVVGVARRVSGHAQGHAGDLRITTSDSILLYFLTPMIASFKARNPAVRVEVNVGNGALNLARGEADIAIRATEKPPENLFGRKVAVIAWAPYGPRPSSAAHPAADRQWVSYGGRLSGLKAAELVAGRVSPDAIGYLTDSVAGAAAAIAAGLGVGYLPCMLGDLSPDIERVGPIEPALNDDLWLLTHPDIRRSGRVYAFMTHCAEAIGQSRDLVEGRSGQDAGPDRRPRPLRFPAAGR
- a CDS encoding DnaJ C-terminal domain-containing protein translates to MARDPYLELGVSRGASADEIRKAFRKLAKQYHPDTNPGDKKAEDKFKQVSAAFDILGDAEKKKKFDAGEIDADGRETMRGFGGGQGPFGGGFNRGGGFGRGGGGEGPEIDLNDLFGDILGRNRGAGTGGGFGGGGFSAKGADVRARLDIDLEESIKGGKKRVAFSDGRTIDVTIPAGAQEGQTLRLKGQGSPGRGGPGDALIELAVKPHPIYRKEGEHLVMDLPVSVPDAVLGGKVEAPTPDGPVNVTVPKGANSGAKLRLKGRGLADAKGHRGDLYARLVVTLPETIDEDLEKFAQAWREQKPYTPKRR